A stretch of DNA from Polyodon spathula isolate WHYD16114869_AA chromosome 4, ASM1765450v1, whole genome shotgun sequence:
ATCTGACACCGAGATACTaacacatgcctttgtttcttcaagAATTGCAGTGTCCAgcctacagcttgttcagaataccgctgccaGAATTTggactaaaaccaaaaaaaatgagcATATCACCTGTTTTAGTTTCCTTGCACTGGTTCCCTGTtcaatatagaattgattttaaaatcttattattcACCTAGAAAGCCTTGAATGGAGCAGCACCTACctatttgcaggagctactgCACTCTTATATCACAGGAAGTGGGGCTGCTCATTCCCAGGGTCAATAAAAGCAATActggagggagggctttttcttttagagcccctACCTCCATGTGTTAGTGAAGCTGGGTCTGTGGGTATTTTtaagtctaaacttaaaacacattattgttattgtattttgttgtatttgtttgtatttgtgtacaGTGCCTTGTGATACTTTAGtattaaaggcgctatataaatgaaataaatcaattatcAGTATAGACAGGATAAACCCACATGTGTGTGCTTGGTATGCTCTAAATAATAATGTATCCTTGAGTAAGCAGTCCAGGGTCTTGTTCCAACCagatatttaattgtttaattaaacctagATGTTCCATTAATCAATTATTTCAGTGGTTGGAAAAAGGCCTTGGACTGCCAAGCTCAAGAATACATTACTATTTAGAGCACACAAAGCATACATTTGTGGGTTTATCCTGTCTACAATGATAATGAACTCACAAGTGGTATGTAGCAATTGCCACAGACATAGTGCATTTGGTAATTGTTCTTCAAGTTTCAGAGACATGATGCTTTTCAATTTACTATTTGTATCTGATCATCTGCATTAAGCTGTCTGACTGAGTCGCAGATTTTATGACCAGCCTTATACTACAGGTACAATTCTTCAATGAAGATCAACATAGGGGCTCGTGTCCCACCTGTAGTGGTCTAGTCCTGTAAGTCTTTTTGATTTGGTATTAAACAATGAGCCATCTAGAGTTGTATTCATAAAGAGGGTAATAACATTACTAATGCTTAATCCAGTTTTCATGCATTCAGCATTGTTTACCTCCATGCCGTATCTATGAAGAAACCGAGTCAGTTTATAAAATTCTCTGAAAGGATATTTATTACAGAATGTGGGCAATTTTGGGCACATAAAATACAagctctaaataaataaaatatacaaaatactgtCTCAGTACACTGACCATTACACTAgccaaaacgtttttttttttttaccttactaCTAATCAGTTATCAAGAACAAATGCATGGTCTAAAATGCATTGGGAACCAAAGCAGATGCTATGTTCCCTGTTTTTCACAACTTTCATCATAATAATGGTTTGACTATGTTGAGTTATGTCAGAAATCACCTTCTATTgttcaggattaaaaaaaaaaacacctgtttccACAGTATGCTACGCAATCTGGTTCTAAACCCCCACATTACAGTACTGGGTATAGGCAACATTAAACATGCTGTTCTGGGAGTTACACATGGATTTTATGCCATTTAGCTCAAAATATACCCTGGGTGCATATTCTGGTCAAGCAGATCGATGTTCTGCAgctgtttttttcaaatgtagtGGGAGGCAAAAGCATTTCCAGTTAGCCCCAGTTTCAAATTAGTTGCAGTAAAACCAAAAGCCCACTGCTCTGCTGCTTGCTGTTTACAAGCTTACACTGAAACACCTATTCACAGAAATGGTCTTCCTGTACCTCTTGCCACAGGGTCTTTCCCCTCCTGTTTCAGAGGCAGCAACAGATAATTAGGGAAGACTTTGACACGTGGGTTTTTACCTGAATCTTGTGTTTTCCAACAATGACATAGCACATGCCAGGAAGCTGTGTGGGTAGCCCACCCTACCTCTATCACTGAGATTATTTCAGTTTACTGTAAAGTAAGCCACTATTGGGCACTCTCAAAACCAACCCTGCGTGAGTTATTAACAGGATATTACGTGCTTAAGACAAAAGGGCAGACTTGTGTTagcatgtattatatattacatattaacAAATGTATCAATTCAAGAGAACATATTTTGGATTTCTAAAAAgctatgaaaagtaaaataactgGATGTTTAGCTGCTTTCTCCctgcttcattacattttttttttttttttttatatggacgGAATCTAACCATATGGGAGCAATGAAGTGAACGACACTGATTCGAGTGCATAAAAGGTGTACTGcggaattgttttttatttattgtcattttttgtaattattgcaTGATTTGTGACACTAATATCATACACTAGTTCCTTATAAAGTACATGGCTTAGGAAACATCTGCAACAAATGTTCTGTAACTACTAACTCATTAAACGTGCCAAGAATCTTTATAGTATAatattgattaataaaaaaatgtaattcgcTGAATTGGATAATAATATAAACCAACAAGGAGTTAGACCTGGATTAAACCCATAATATAGCCACTGTGACACTACAGACATGATATTAAATGGCACTATTATGTCTCTATGGCTTCTGTGACAGGGTAAATTTAAGTCAGGCGTTAACAGAAAATTCAGTGGGAAGCTTTTCACATTCCTGTGGAAACAAATACTGTGTAAGTCTTCAAATAAAAGACATTTaatcaaaatgaaatatgtaataataataataaaaaaaaaaacaatataaaaaaacatagcAATGTTAGGGTATTGTACCCAATAATGGCTTTTCTTCCgactgaagaaaacaaatgttctgTTCTAGCTTGAGAAGGTGggataacaaataaatattgcagtttctgcaaaaTTATCCAGTCAATCATTTGATAGGAATACAAAATTGCCTGCAAGTcaattgttttgttagttttccTCTAACGTGTAGGTAGTTCCTCTTTCCATGGTTTTTGTGAAAGTATATTAAGTTGTTACGTATCTTCTTATCGAGTTCTCAGTCCGCTCAGATACTGCATGCTAAGTGATATTACCTTCCATGGATGATTCCGTAATCCAAATGAATATTACATAATCTAAAATGGATCTTCATTCTTGGATGGAGGGGTGAACAATAGCCCTTTGGTAGTCCTCAGGAGCAGGGACATGTTCGGGTAAATCATATCCTCTAATGACAGGACCAGTGCTATGTTGCTGCGCAATGTAATACAGTTGTTTTGCAAACATGGGTTCCACCtaggagaaacaaaaaaaagtacatttaaactcATGTTTTAGGTAACTTGTGTATTCCTTATTTCCACTACTGggttatttaaaagcacagttcATCATTGAGCCCCAGTGTGACCAGCAGACATGAAAACCAAACGTAAAGGCATACAGAACATTGTACTGCGTTgcgattctttttttattattcttttttaaataataaaacataatgtatGAATTACACTCTAAAATGTATGTTATATTTGTGAAAGGTCTGGATTTAATAAGAGGTGGTTGTCACAGAATGCCTATTCAATTTTAGtggtattttttgtattgattatATTTCCCAGTTATTCACGTTTTACTGAATATACTGTAACTAAGTAAAACCATTAGTTAGACCTCTGTGCAAGTGAGGGTACTATTGTATTAGTTACTCAGAAGAAATCTGAGTTTCTCATTTTTGAACAGTTTGCTCCTGATTGCTAAAGGTGATTTAATGGTGAACAAGAAGATCTCACCTAATTAAACTCCCACTTTTCCTCCAAGGGGATATAAccagtgtttttggtttgttctaTGGTCCTACTATTGATATGtcaaaatatcaaaaacataCCATTACCATTGCCATTTCCAtaccattgaagatcatttaatAGATCTGAATAAGCTATGCTTTAAATTAAGTTTAGATGTAACCTACATGAGCTGTAATCAGCTTCCTCTGCCTCTGTGGATCAGGAAACTCATCACCGAAGCACAAGACGATCTGGAACCGTGGCATCGAACGTCCATGATGGACATAGCCTTGGAGTTCTGAAGGAAcaaaaggaaaagtaaaaaataaataaatactgagacCTACTCTAATCATGTTATTCTAGGAGTTACTTATTGTCAACCGGGGAATGGTGCTGATAAAGTTGAGATTATACCTGGGCTGGGGAATATAGCTAGAATCGTAGTTAGGTACATATTACAGTATGGCCATTTAGGTTTTATTGCATATAAATGTAGATGATGTTTCTAAGTGTGTATGTATCATAGCCATTGAACATGTCTTTTGTTTCACTGTCCAATTACAAGTTTTCATTGGACAATGTTTCACTTTGAATCAAAAGGGCTATTACTTAAATGCCAACTGGTCTGTCATATTTAATATGTACTATAATGTGTACAAAGTTAAGTTATGGTGGTGTATAGTATAATATAGTCAGAAGAGTTTAAGTTGCCACCAGAGGACATGTTTTGCCACTACAGTGCTCAATAACTGGTACATTTGGGTGGAGGCTCAATGAAATGACAGCAGCTGACAATCCCTTTCACTCCTAGGTTACTGGATTGACTCCAGATTAAGACTAGTGGCTCCTTGGAGGCCTAATTAAAAATGATGGTTTCAGTACAGTTCCTAGTTTAAAACTGTccagtataaataaaataagctataACCTCTGACACTTTCCAATTTAAAAGGCCAATAACTGAATTGCCCTGGTGGCTGAATTATCCTCACACTTCCTTAAAGATCCAGGTCACAGTGTGTGGAGGTGCATTGAAGCAGCCGTTTCCATGGTTTACCACTCAGCAGCTTTAACAAGCCCCAATATTCAGCACAATTTATGAAAATGACTGATTTGATTTTCAAAAGTATAAGTAAATGTATAGACCTTACAGTACCTGTCAGAAACTGCTGTGTGTCGAATAGCTTGCAGGTCTGTTCCTTTTCTAGTTTGTTAGGCCTATCGCTGTATGGTGAAAGAGGCCCTTCCCAATAGATCCGGCTCTGGCACAGTCTTTTGGCATAGAGCCCATCTGGAGTCATCCACAGCAGCACCCCCCTCTCCAGATGGTTTGGTAGCTTCTCCATGCCTTTTCTCTGGGAAGTTGGAAACGGGAAGGGGAAAATGACCTGGTCCATGCCGCTGTAGCTGTAGATTTTGTCATCTATGCTTGGGCTTGAAGATATCCTACAGCCTTCCAGACTTGTTGTTGTCACCTCTCTAACCAGGGTTTCTCGGTAGTATAAGCAAATGTTTAGGCGGCAATCTaagaacaaaagagcaaaaaagagCTTATCTGTATCTGTCTCCAGAATCGGCATCTATTTTCTAAGCAAAACGTTACTCCACCATGCAGCTTATTCTGATTCAAATTGCCATTTTTAACTAACCTGTCTGCTGTACAGCTGGTCACAGCCTGTTCAGTAATATCTCCAGTCAAGCCATTTgtttctgggatcaatcagtACAGTTAAAACTATCTGTCTGTCTGAACCCTGCATCCAATTAGCCGGGATAAAATGAACTTAATATTTCAATGTGTGTAGAAAATTAGCATTGGAACTCCCTTTAAGTCCTATTACAACATCCAGTCACCAGCTTGGCACTGTAAGTTGTATACAGAATAATTCCCACATAAGTACATTAGTTACCAGTTTCTTTTTTACTTAAATCctattttaaaatcagtataACAGTATGAATCTAAATGTGGCTGTTAATTCAGATTTGTTATGAGAAACACAATTGGCATTGTGTGCTATGTATTGTATACatcctactgtatgtactgtactgtgaacGGACCCTAATAAAATGACTTTAAATGACTTTccctttaataaaaatgaaaataaacagatttgTACCAGTAACAATAATCAGCACTCCCCATTGGCTAGATTGGCCATAACATTTGTTGATGCTCCACGAGCGAGTCCTTAAACTTTTTGTAAATAGGACCTATTATCTagttttctaagaaattcataaTTTGTGTGTGCTTACCTGTAAGTGCAAAAGCTTCTGCAGACCTCATGGCAGAATCTAGTGAAAGACCCTGAGGTTGCGAGTCAGTAGGTGAACAAAAAAATGATCCTGTTAGTTGGTAACCTGCTAACAGAAAAAAATGGgaacatttacaaataatgtttctttaaataattccATATTATTGTGAAAAGACATTTGTTTGCTGTGTTAACGAGGTTCACTTCACACGTGAAGTTTTGAAAGCGCACGTCCTCATTGCACTTCAGCATTGTTCTCCAGGTAAAAGCATGCCATTTGTTGGTTGCATGTCAATAATATAGGAGCAAGCTAATTGGTTAATGAAGGGGTGGGGGCAATTTGACTGTACAAGTGAAATAACCTAGGAAGTCCAAGACTCCCCGAAAGTAAAGATATTCCCTAAATCAGTATGGTACCTGATATTTCTATATGAAAATTCATGTTTGcaataaaatatgtttctttcatCCTGCATATGTGACACATCAACATGTAAAATTCACCTCAAAGCTTAAATCACTAACACACCAGAGTTACTATTACATGACTTTTAAAAAGACACTCAATTTAAATTGTGGTTTACCTGTATAACTTGTTTTTCTGTTAGATTTAATGGTGATATTATACAGAGCAATAGATGAATCATACTCTATTAAATATAACCTCCAACAGTGATAACATGAAGAGGAAATTTGACTTGTGcttaaaactgaaagatcatgcAAAAAGTCccctttttaaaaaggtttacaTCTTGGCAGACCCTGGCACACATGAGTCATCTATACTGTTACCACCTGCATGTTATCAGCACTGGTTCCTTTACTATATGGGCCTAAATAATTAACATACCATCAAACAGCAGGTTTACCAAGACTCAATACTGTCCTTCCATTATCAGCAGGAACGGATGCTTATTAAAGAATTAACCTCAATTTTGGAGAACTAGCTTCAATTAAAAGTATGTCATAAAAGCCTTCTACTTAGTActtgcaaacttttttttgctgCTCACTTGTCCTTGTTCTCCAGAAAAGGTgaactttttgttgttgttgttgtttcaaacTAACTTATGAAATAATCATCACACACAAATGCATAAAGAAGGTGCTCAGCAGTTACCATTTTCGCAAGCACCGCCTTGCCAGGGATGGTTTCGTGTAGGATATGGGCATGGGCTGTAAGGCATTTCAGAGTGAGGCTGCTCATACTCCCTCCAATTACGCTCATGAGGCACCATGTAGTTAGATACCTGTACAAGACAGAGTCAAGCTAGCTTAGATCAagccactgcacacagacaaagGGGTGGATTCAATGAACACAAATGCTACACTATGACTTGCGCTATTTCCTCATTTTATGGCAATACCCAATCAAGTTTGCAAGATGTGTACACATTTGTTTCAATTACATGTTAAAGTATATAGCACCCCTTACCATTTTGAAACTATTTCTCACATAAGTTATTATCTTGTCCACTCATCACAAGGGTAATCAGTTTCAAGAAAGAGGGAGACCGTTTGTCTCTATGGCTAAAAATATTGCTATAGATTGGGTTTTACAGTTAGTTAGGGGAATATTAACAAAGAGGCTGTAGACTACATCACAGACAATTTATCATCTTAAATGGTTACACTAGTTTGATAgatacatataataaaataacatatagcACATTATTCTGTATGAGCTGCTATCCATAGTTCAGCTACAAGGTAGTAGCATCAATTGCTCTACTAAGGTTAGTGGCACATACAGAATACAACACCATATTTAACACGTTTTAATGCTTTTATCTTATTTTTGTACCATCTTAGGCTCTACAAATTTATGTGGATACaaacaattataaataatgtCTCCAGTATATAACTTTCAATGCTTAGTTCTAGGATACCTTTGGTGTAAGAGTGTCAGTGCCAACACATAAGGGGACTGGAAAATTAGTAACTTATGTTtcagtcattaaaataaatgtaaatgcctTGACCTTTAGTATGAAATACTGAAGCTTAACCACTTATCAGATTTTCCTTTcgacaaaatgaaaaataatgttgcACAGCAGATGCTGTTAGAATGGTGAGCAGCATAAGGTTGGTGAGAGAGGTATTACTTTCAAAGTAATTCTAGCAGTGTTTAATTAATAGTGTGTAAGGCTTACTATACCTAATCACAGCGCAATACTGCATGTAAAGAATGGGTCTGTTACATGAGTAACCACTATTAAAACAGAAGTATactcaaaacaaaataatacatttttttttttttatgatcacaTATGCATTGTAATAGTATTTTGTTTCAAATGAgtacatttaatatgcatttgCCCATGCTTCAAGTGATTGCATTTACCACAAGTGTACAAAGCAACACGCTGGAAAGAAAAATGTCTACCGAT
This window harbors:
- the LOC121314591 gene encoding interferon regulatory factor 4-like isoform X1 — encoded protein: MNLDSDCSMSVSCGNGKLRQWLIEQIDSGKYPGLVWESDDKTIFRIPWKHAGKQDYNRDEDAALFKGWALFKGKYREGIDKQDPPTWKTRLRCALNKSNDFEELVERSQLDISDPYKVYRIIPEGSKKGAKQISMEEQSVHMNSLGYTMHPSYPPLQTQVSNYMVPHERNWREYEQPHSEMPYSPCPYPTRNHPWQGGACENAGYQLTGSFFCSPTDSQPQGLSLDSAMRSAEAFALTDCRLNICLYYRETLVREVTTTSLEGCRISSSPSIDDKIYSYSGMDQVIFPFPFPTSQRKGMEKLPNHLERGVLLWMTPDGLYAKRLCQSRIYWEGPLSPYSDRPNKLEKEQTCKLFDTQQFLTELQGYVHHGRSMPRFQIVLCFGDEFPDPQRQRKLITAHVEPMFAKQLYYIAQQHSTGPVIRGYDLPEHVPAPEDYQRAIVHPSIQE
- the LOC121314591 gene encoding interferon regulatory factor 4-like isoform X2 is translated as MNLDSDCSMSVSCGNGKLRQWLIEQIDSGKYPGLVWESDDKTIFRIPWKHAGKQDYNRDEDAALFKGWALFKGKYREGIDKQDPPTWKTRLRCALNKSNDFEELVERSQLDISDPYKVYRIIPEGSKKGAKQISMEEQSVHMNSLGYTMHPSYPPLQTQVSNYMVPHERNWREYEQPHSEMPYSPCPYPTRNHPWQGGACENGYQLTGSFFCSPTDSQPQGLSLDSAMRSAEAFALTDCRLNICLYYRETLVREVTTTSLEGCRISSSPSIDDKIYSYSGMDQVIFPFPFPTSQRKGMEKLPNHLERGVLLWMTPDGLYAKRLCQSRIYWEGPLSPYSDRPNKLEKEQTCKLFDTQQFLTELQGYVHHGRSMPRFQIVLCFGDEFPDPQRQRKLITAHVEPMFAKQLYYIAQQHSTGPVIRGYDLPEHVPAPEDYQRAIVHPSIQE